In Xanthomonas campestris pv. phormiicola, the DNA window GACCAGGCCGGCGATCCAGCCCTTGGCGCCCATGCTGAGGCCTTCGACGATCGCATCGTCCATGCCCACCAGCAGCACCAGGCGGTCGTTGAGCAACTCGCCCAGCGCGGCGAAGCGGCGCACGTCGCCGGAGGATTCCTTGACCGCTTGCAGGTTCGGGAATTCGGCGGCCAGCTCGGCGATCTGCGCCGGGCTGAAATCGGTCTTGTAGGCGACCGGGTTGTTGTACAGGATCACCGGCAGGTCGGTGGCGGCGATGACCGCACGCGCATGCGCGCCCATCTCGCGCCAGTCGGTGGAGTACACGTACGGCGGCAGCACCATGAGCCCTCCGCAGCCGATCTGCTTGGCCGCCTGCGCCAGGCGCACGGCCTCGTCGGTGGACAGCGCGGCGATGCCCGGCACCACCGGGATGCGGCCGTCCAGCGCCTGCACCAGGGTCTTCAGGATCGCGACCTTGTCGTCGAAGCTGAGCGTGGCGGCCTCGCCGAGCGAGCCCAGCGGCACGATCGCGGTGCAGCCGGCGTCGACCATGACCTGCGCATGCTTGGCCAGGAACGCGTGGTCGATGCTGCCGTCGGCGTTGAACGGAGTGGTGATGGCCGGCAGCACGCCGTACCAGAAGGAAGCCTTGCTCATGGGATTACACCTTGTCGAGGGTTGTGAGTGGAGGTTCGGGAAGAAGTGGATCGGGAAGCGATTGGGCGAGCGCGTCCAGGCGCACCGGGAACAGCGGCGGCCGGCGGCCGTCGTCGGAAAAATCGTCGTGCCGCGGCGCCAGCCCCAGCTCGGTCAGCGCGCTGCCGCAGATGCGGCCCTGGCAGGCGCCCATGCCGCAGCGCGAGACCAGCTTGGCATCGCGCAGGTCGGCATGGCCGCACAGCGCCGACAGCGGCACGTCCTCGCAGCGGCACACCAGCGTGTCCGGTGCGGCCAGCGCGTGGATGCGCGGGTCCAGCGCGAACTGCCGCTGCAGCAGCGCGGCGAACGCGCGCGCGCGCCGCCGCGGCGCTTGCAGCGCCTGCGCCGCGGCGCCCTGCCCGGCCGCCAGGTGTCCGGCGATGGCGCCTTCGATGCGCGCGCAATCGCGCCCGCCGATGCCCAGCGCCTCGCCGGCCGCATACACGCCTGCGACGCTGGTACGCAACTGCGCATCCACCGCCACGCACGGATGCGCGCCGCTGCGCGCCAGGCGGCAGCCGAGCAGTTGCGCCAGCTCCACGTTCGGCACCAATCCGTAGCCGACCGCCAGCTGATCGCAGTCGATGCGGCGGCGCCCGCGCGGGCCGTCGATCTCGACGGACTGCAGCTGGCCATCGCCCTGCGCCGACAGCACCACGCTGCCGGCGTGGTAGCCGACGCCGGCCAGTTGCGCGCGCAGGGCCAGCGCCTGCAGCGCCTTGTCCGGCCAGCGCCACGGCAACTGCGCGGCGAAACCGGCCAGCGCGCGCAGCGGCGCCTGTTCGACGATGCCCAGCACCTGCGCACCGTGGCGGCGCAGCGTCGCCGCGCTGGCCAGCAACAGCGGCCCGCTGCCGGCGACCAGCACGCGCTTGCCGGCCAGCGGCCAGCCCTGCTTGGCCAGCGCCTGCGCGCCGCCGGCGCCGGTGACGCCAGGCAAGGTCCAGCCGGGGAACGGCAGCAGCAGCTCGCGCGCGCCAGTGGCCAGCACCAGCGCGTCGTAGCCGATCCAACGGGTGCCCTGCGGGCCGTCGGCCAGCAGTTGCCGATCCTGCGCCATCAGCAATTGGGTCTGCGCCAGAAATGCGATCTTGCTCGCCGCCAGCTGCGCCAGCGTGCGCGCGGCCAGCCGCGGCGGCGCATGGGTCACGTCGTGGCGCCAGATCTGGCCGCCGGCGCGCGCCTGCAGGTCGACCAGCGCCACGCGCCGGCCGTGCCCGGCGGCGGCCAGCGCCGCCGCCAGTCCGGCCGGACCGGCACCGGCCACGACCACGTCGTACTGCAGCGCGCGCGGCTCAGCCATCGGTCCACACCTGCATGCCGTCGCGCACCGGAGTGATGCAGGCGCGCAGCTGGCCGACGCCATCGATATGCACCCGGCATTCGCTGCACACGCCCATGCCGCACAGCGGCGCGCGCGGCTGGCCGTTGCGCGAACGGCGGAAATGCACCGCGACCTGCGCCACCGCTGCGGCCACGCTGCTGCCGTCCAGTACCTCGACGGCCTGACCGTTGATCTGCAGGCGCAGCATCGGCGCGCTCACGACAGCGCCCGCGCCGGCGCGAACGGCGCCGGGTCCAGCACGGGAGTGCGCTGCAAAACCAGATCCAGCAACAGCCGCGCGCTGCCCAGCGCGGTGGTCACGCCCAGCCCTTCGTGGCCGGCCGCGACCCACACGTCGGCACGCTCGGGCACCGCGCCCAGGTAGGGACGGCCGTCGGGCGTGGCCGGACGCAGCCCGGTCCAGACCCGGATCGCCTGCAGCTGGCGCAGCCCGGGCAGGAACGCGAACGCGCGCTCGAGCATGCGTTGCAGCATCGGCATCGACACGCTGCGGTCGCTGGCATCGAATTCGCGCGAGGAACCGATCAGGATCTGCCCGGTCGGCCGCGGCTGCACGTTGAATGCCACGCTGCTGCCGTCGCTGCCGTGCGCGCTGTCGGCATAGCCCAGCTCCAGCAATTGGTGGCCGACGAAGCCCGGATAGCGGTCGGTGATGACCAGCTGGCCCTTGCGCGCGCGCATCGGCAGTTCCGGCAGCAACTCCGACAATGCACAGCCGGTGGCGACCAGCACCGGCCCGCTGAGGGTACTGCCGTCGTCCAGGCGCAGTCCGCCGGCGGCCAGCGCCAGCGCGCGGCGCCCGGCGAACAGCTGCGCACCGGCGGCGAGCGCACGCTCGACCAGATGCCGCGCCATCCGCGGCGGATACACCACCGCTTCGGCGGCCACGCGCATGCCGCCGGCCAGCCCCGGCACCAGCGCCGGCTCCAGCCGGTACAGCGCCTCGGCGTCGATCGCCTCGGCGCGTACCCCGGCCGCGGCCAGGCGTTGGATCTTGGCCGGAATCGCCTCCAGCTCGCGCGCCTGCCGCGCCACCCACAGCGTGCCGCAGCGGCTGAACTCGGCCGCCGGCAACTGCGCGAATGCTTCCCACAGGCGCAGCGAATAGGACGACAGCGCCAGTTCCGCCGGATCCTCGTCCATCGCCACCAGATGGCCCATCGCCGCGGCGGTGGAACCGCCGCCGATCGTGCCCGACTCGACGATCGCCACCCGCAGCCCGGCGGCGGCGGCCGCATCGGCGCAGGCCGCGCCGACGATGCCGGCGCCGACGACGATCAGGTCGAAGCCGCTCATCCGGCGCCAATGCCCCAGGCGAACGGATCCTGCGCATCGATCAGCAACTGCGCGCGGGCGGTGATGTGCGCCTGCCCGGTGATCCGCGGCAGCACGCCGCGGGTGCCCGGCATGTAGCTGCCTTCGAACAGGCTGCCGAGGATGCCCTCCTGCCGCCACACCTGGCCGGCGGCCAGCTTGCCGTCGGCGGCCAGGCACGCCAGCTTGGCGCTGGTGCCGGTGCCGCACGGCGAACGGTCGTAGGCCAGGCCCGGGCACAGCACGAAGTTGCGCGCGTCGGCGCCGGTGTCCGGCGCCGGGCCGTTGATCTCGATATGGTCGATCTCGCCGTCGTCGGCGCCGCGGATGCCGGCCGCCTCCAGCGCCAGCCGCAGCGCCTCGGTGTACGCGGTCAGCGCGCGCTGGTTGCGCAGCTCCAGCGCACACGGCGTCTGCTCGGTGATGAAGAACCAGTTGCCGCCCCAGGCCACGTCGCCGCGCACGCGGCCGTAGCCGGGCACCTGCACCTCGATGCCGGCGGCATGGCGGTAGCTTTCCACGTTGTCCACCGAGACCCGGCCGTCGCCGTGCAGCTCCACCCCGACCGTGCCCACCGGGGTCTCGATGCGGTGCGTGCCCGGCGCCAGCCGGCCCAGCTCGGCCAGCGTGCGCACCAGGCCGATGGTGCCGTGGCCGCACATGCCCAGGTAGCCGACGTTGTTGAAGAAGATCACCGCCGCGCAGGCGTCGGCCGCGATCGGCGGCAGCAGCAGCGCGCCGACCATGGTGTCCGAACCGCGCGGTTCGCAGGCGATGGCGCTGCGCCAGCGATCGAAGCGATCGCGGAACAGATCGCGCCGTTGCGCCAGCGGGCCGGTGCCCAGGTCGGGGAAGCCGGCGACGACGACACGGGTCGGTTCGCCGCCGGTATGCGAGTCGATCACATCGAGTGTATGCATAGGCCCATGCTCACATTCCGGGCCGCCGGCGGCTAGCAGCGTTTGCCTGTCATAAATGCGGAAGTTCGCATAACCCGAGCCTCCCGCCAGGTCCGA includes these proteins:
- a CDS encoding FAD-binding oxidoreductase; translation: MSGFDLIVVGAGIVGAACADAAAAAGLRVAIVESGTIGGGSTAAAMGHLVAMDEDPAELALSSYSLRLWEAFAQLPAAEFSRCGTLWVARQARELEAIPAKIQRLAAAGVRAEAIDAEALYRLEPALVPGLAGGMRVAAEAVVYPPRMARHLVERALAAGAQLFAGRRALALAAGGLRLDDGSTLSGPVLVATGCALSELLPELPMRARKGQLVITDRYPGFVGHQLLELGYADSAHGSDGSSVAFNVQPRPTGQILIGSSREFDASDRSVSMPMLQRMLERAFAFLPGLRQLQAIRVWTGLRPATPDGRPYLGAVPERADVWVAAGHEGLGVTTALGSARLLLDLVLQRTPVLDPAPFAPARALS
- a CDS encoding (2Fe-2S)-binding protein, with amino-acid sequence MLRLQINGQAVEVLDGSSVAAAVAQVAVHFRRSRNGQPRAPLCGMGVCSECRVHIDGVGQLRACITPVRDGMQVWTDG
- a CDS encoding 4-hydroxyproline epimerase, with translation MHTLDVIDSHTGGEPTRVVVAGFPDLGTGPLAQRRDLFRDRFDRWRSAIACEPRGSDTMVGALLLPPIAADACAAVIFFNNVGYLGMCGHGTIGLVRTLAELGRLAPGTHRIETPVGTVGVELHGDGRVSVDNVESYRHAAGIEVQVPGYGRVRGDVAWGGNWFFITEQTPCALELRNQRALTAYTEALRLALEAAGIRGADDGEIDHIEINGPAPDTGADARNFVLCPGLAYDRSPCGTGTSAKLACLAADGKLAAGQVWRQEGILGSLFEGSYMPGTRGVLPRITGQAHITARAQLLIDAQDPFAWGIGAG
- a CDS encoding dihydrodipicolinate synthase family protein — translated: MSKASFWYGVLPAITTPFNADGSIDHAFLAKHAQVMVDAGCTAIVPLGSLGEAATLSFDDKVAILKTLVQALDGRIPVVPGIAALSTDEAVRLAQAAKQIGCGGLMVLPPYVYSTDWREMGAHARAVIAATDLPVILYNNPVAYKTDFSPAQIAELAAEFPNLQAVKESSGDVRRFAALGELLNDRLVLLVGMDDAIVEGLSMGAKGWIAGLVNAYPKESVKLFELARDGGYPAAKALYDWFLPLLRLDTVPKFVQLIKLVQEKVGLGSERVRAPRLVVDGAEREAALKVIDHAIATHPGL
- a CDS encoding NAD(P)/FAD-dependent oxidoreductase, producing MAEPRALQYDVVVAGAGPAGLAAALAAAGHGRRVALVDLQARAGGQIWRHDVTHAPPRLAARTLAQLAASKIAFLAQTQLLMAQDRQLLADGPQGTRWIGYDALVLATGARELLLPFPGWTLPGVTGAGGAQALAKQGWPLAGKRVLVAGSGPLLLASAATLRRHGAQVLGIVEQAPLRALAGFAAQLPWRWPDKALQALALRAQLAGVGYHAGSVVLSAQGDGQLQSVEIDGPRGRRRIDCDQLAVGYGLVPNVELAQLLGCRLARSGAHPCVAVDAQLRTSVAGVYAAGEALGIGGRDCARIEGAIAGHLAAGQGAAAQALQAPRRRARAFAALLQRQFALDPRIHALAAPDTLVCRCEDVPLSALCGHADLRDAKLVSRCGMGACQGRICGSALTELGLAPRHDDFSDDGRRPPLFPVRLDALAQSLPDPLLPEPPLTTLDKV